In one Fodinicola acaciae genomic region, the following are encoded:
- a CDS encoding DegT/DnrJ/EryC1/StrS family aminotransferase — protein sequence MTRTTEPEHAEAGVPYANCHICPEARDAAVRVLSSGWVTAGAQTVAFERELGDWVGAAETVAVSSCTAAIELSLRALGLPPGAPVLTPTLTFCGAVHAIVHSGLRPVLVDTDEATLTVNAETVAEAATRVRPAAMVIQHMAGFPVEVREIAAAAGLPLDRVVEDAAHGLGAAVAGEPVGTVSRATCFSFYATKNLPIGEGGAVTTADADFAGRLREMRQHGMSRDAWRRYHPGGGWRYAVDSDGMKANFTDLQAAIGRAQLTHLTDWQRRRARLAARYDAALADVPGIVLPPRRKTGAHAWHLYVIRVGPDYGRSRDELIAGLTERGIGTSVHFVPVHQFDHFRRILGRPRLPVADRVADQLLSLPLHPQLSDVDVDRVVAHVAALGRRTGGHHGA from the coding sequence ATGACCCGGACGACCGAGCCGGAGCACGCAGAGGCCGGTGTTCCGTACGCCAACTGTCACATCTGTCCGGAGGCTCGGGACGCGGCGGTCCGGGTGTTGTCCAGCGGCTGGGTGACCGCCGGCGCGCAGACGGTCGCCTTCGAGCGCGAGCTCGGTGACTGGGTCGGCGCGGCGGAGACGGTCGCCGTCAGCTCCTGTACGGCCGCGATCGAGCTGTCCCTGCGCGCCCTCGGACTGCCGCCCGGCGCGCCGGTGCTGACACCGACGTTGACCTTCTGCGGAGCCGTCCACGCGATCGTCCACAGTGGACTGAGGCCGGTGCTGGTGGACACCGACGAGGCGACCCTCACGGTGAACGCCGAGACGGTCGCGGAGGCCGCGACGCGGGTACGCCCGGCCGCGATGGTGATCCAGCACATGGCCGGTTTTCCGGTCGAGGTAAGGGAAATCGCGGCCGCTGCCGGCCTGCCGCTGGACCGCGTGGTCGAGGACGCCGCGCACGGACTCGGTGCCGCGGTGGCTGGCGAGCCGGTCGGTACGGTCTCGCGGGCGACCTGTTTCAGCTTCTACGCGACCAAAAACCTGCCGATCGGCGAGGGCGGCGCGGTCACCACGGCGGACGCCGACTTCGCCGGCCGGCTCCGCGAGATGCGCCAGCACGGCATGAGCCGGGACGCCTGGCGCCGCTATCACCCCGGCGGCGGCTGGCGTTACGCCGTCGACTCGGACGGGATGAAGGCCAACTTCACCGACCTGCAGGCGGCGATCGGCCGGGCCCAGCTGACCCACCTCACCGACTGGCAACGGCGTCGAGCGCGGCTGGCGGCCCGTTACGACGCGGCGCTGGCCGACGTGCCCGGCATTGTCCTGCCACCGCGCCGAAAAACTGGCGCACACGCCTGGCATCTGTACGTGATCAGGGTCGGGCCGGACTATGGGCGCAGCCGCGACGAGCTGATCGCTGGGCTCACCGAACGGGGCATCGGCACGTCCGTACATTTCGTGCCGGTCCACCAGTTCGACCACTTCCGGCGGATCCTCGGCCGACCGCGGCTGCCGGTCGCCGACCGGGTGGCCGACCAACTTCTTTCGCTGCCACTGCATCCGCAACTGTCCGATGTGGACGTTGACCGGGTCGTGGCCCATGTCGCGGCGCTGGGGCGCCGGACAGGAGGTCATCATGGTGCCTGA
- a CDS encoding response regulator, whose protein sequence is MTISVFLLDDHDVVRTGLRMVLEATDDLRVTGEAGTAAEALARIPAVRPDVAILDVQLPDGLGITVCRDIRSSIDPPPACLMLTAYSDDDALFGAIMAGAAGYILKKVSGNDLVSAVRTVANGGSLLDAHLTTSVLRMLRGEDGPADPRYDLLSPQERRVLDLIAAGLSNRQIGAQLHLAEKTVKNYVSSLLHKLGFARRTEAAVYATRLHGSRHGELGV, encoded by the coding sequence ATGACGATCTCGGTTTTCCTGCTCGACGACCACGACGTCGTACGGACCGGCCTGCGGATGGTGCTGGAGGCGACCGACGACCTGCGGGTCACCGGTGAGGCCGGCACGGCCGCCGAGGCGCTCGCGCGGATCCCGGCCGTAAGGCCGGACGTCGCGATCCTGGACGTACAGCTGCCGGACGGCCTCGGCATCACGGTGTGCCGCGACATCCGCTCCAGCATCGACCCACCGCCGGCCTGCCTGATGCTGACCGCGTATTCCGACGACGACGCCCTCTTCGGTGCCATCATGGCCGGAGCGGCCGGCTATATCCTGAAAAAGGTGTCTGGCAACGACCTCGTCTCGGCCGTACGCACCGTCGCCAATGGCGGTTCCCTGCTGGACGCCCACCTGACCACCTCGGTGCTGCGCATGCTGCGTGGTGAGGACGGCCCGGCCGACCCGCGTTACGACCTGCTCAGTCCGCAGGAACGCCGGGTGCTGGACCTGATCGCCGCCGGACTGAGCAACCGGCAGATCGGCGCGCAGTTGCATTTGGCTGAGAAAACCGTGAAAAACTACGTCTCGTCGCTGTTGCACAAGCTCGGGTTCGCGCGGCGCACCGAGGCCGCCGTGTACGCGACGCGACTGCACGGCTCGCGCCACGGCGAGCTTGGGGTTTAG
- the glmS gene encoding glutamine--fructose-6-phosphate transaminase (isomerizing): MCGIVGYVGARAAAPVLLEGLQRLEYRGYDSAGIALLDDFSLNVRKTAGRVARLRQLVPDGLAATLGIAHTRWATHGPPTEVNAHPHVDAGGRIAVVHNGVIDNATALRNELTAAGVRLVSETDSEVLAHLIALTSARTLESAVRQALRQVDGTFGLLVVDARRPGEIVAARRGSPVVLGIGDHEMLVASDTAALVRHTQQVVYLDDDELAVVRPDEFRTGTLDDRRTTKHLTVIEAPAGDDVLGDHTDFMHKEMHEQVDAVDRCVRGRLDENAATARLDGLRLDPRQCRMIQRVTLIGCGSAYYAGQIGANLIEDLARIPARAEPASEFRYRNPVVDPDTLYIAVSQSGETHDTLAAVRELQRKGANVVGVVNNVSSSIARACGAGVFLHAGTEMSVAATKSFTTMVVAFALIAVKLGRVRDLPATRAAALITALRLLPGQIETVLKQEDDIAEIVRRYRDARHLFYVGRVRGWPVAREGAQKLKEISYLHAEAYQAGELKHGPLALITPQMPTVAIVPDDDLVARNLATIEEIKARGGPVIAVTSARLPAGLADATIEVPATEPALDPVLPSVGLQVLAWCWAHQLGREVDRPRNLAKSVTVE; encoded by the coding sequence ATGTGTGGAATCGTCGGCTACGTGGGTGCGCGAGCGGCCGCACCGGTTTTGCTGGAGGGTCTGCAACGGCTGGAATATCGCGGCTATGACTCGGCCGGCATCGCGTTGCTGGACGACTTCTCGCTGAATGTCAGGAAAACCGCCGGACGGGTCGCGAGGCTGCGGCAGCTGGTGCCGGACGGTCTGGCCGCGACGCTCGGCATCGCGCACACCAGGTGGGCCACGCACGGTCCGCCGACCGAGGTAAATGCGCATCCGCATGTCGATGCCGGCGGTCGGATCGCCGTGGTGCACAACGGAGTGATCGACAACGCGACGGCTCTTCGCAACGAACTCACCGCCGCCGGCGTACGACTCGTGTCGGAAACCGACAGCGAGGTGCTCGCGCACCTCATCGCGCTGACTTCCGCGCGTACGCTGGAAAGCGCGGTGCGCCAGGCGTTGCGACAGGTCGACGGCACGTTTGGACTGCTGGTTGTCGATGCCCGCCGGCCCGGCGAAATCGTCGCGGCCCGCCGCGGCAGCCCGGTGGTGTTGGGGATCGGCGACCACGAGATGCTGGTGGCATCCGACACCGCGGCGCTCGTGCGGCACACTCAACAGGTCGTCTATCTCGACGACGACGAGCTCGCGGTCGTACGGCCGGACGAGTTTCGCACCGGGACGCTGGACGACCGGCGTACGACCAAACATCTCACCGTGATCGAGGCACCGGCCGGCGACGACGTGCTCGGCGACCACACCGACTTCATGCACAAGGAAATGCACGAACAGGTCGACGCGGTCGACCGGTGTGTCCGTGGCCGGCTGGACGAGAACGCCGCCACCGCGCGGCTGGACGGTTTACGGCTGGATCCGCGGCAGTGCCGGATGATCCAGCGGGTCACCCTGATCGGCTGCGGTTCGGCGTACTATGCCGGACAGATCGGTGCCAACCTGATCGAGGACCTGGCGCGCATTCCGGCCCGCGCCGAGCCCGCGTCGGAGTTTCGCTATCGCAATCCGGTCGTCGATCCGGACACGCTTTACATTGCCGTCAGCCAGTCCGGTGAAACGCACGACACGCTCGCTGCCGTACGCGAGCTGCAGCGCAAAGGTGCCAATGTCGTCGGCGTGGTCAACAATGTCAGCAGCTCGATCGCCCGCGCGTGTGGCGCGGGGGTGTTTCTGCACGCCGGTACGGAAATGTCGGTGGCGGCGACAAAGTCCTTTACCACGATGGTCGTCGCATTCGCCTTGATCGCGGTCAAACTCGGTCGCGTACGCGACCTTCCGGCGACCCGCGCGGCCGCGCTGATCACCGCGCTGCGGCTGTTGCCCGGCCAGATCGAGACCGTCCTCAAACAGGAGGACGACATCGCCGAGATCGTCCGGCGTTATCGCGACGCCCGTCACCTTTTCTACGTCGGACGCGTACGCGGCTGGCCGGTGGCGCGCGAAGGCGCACAGAAACTCAAGGAAATCTCCTATCTGCACGCCGAGGCGTATCAGGCCGGCGAGCTCAAACACGGCCCACTCGCCCTGATAACGCCACAAATGCCGACCGTCGCGATCGTGCCGGACGATGACCTGGTCGCGCGCAACCTCGCCACCATCGAGGAGATCAAGGCGCGCGGCGGACCGGTCATCGCGGTCACCTCGGCGCGACTTCCGGCCGGCCTGGCCGATGCCACCATCGAGGTGCCGGCGACCGAGCCGGCGCTCGACCCGGTGTTGCCGTCCGTCGGGCTGCAGGTTTTGGCCTGGTGCTGGGCTCACCAGCTCGGCCGCGAGGTGGACCGGCCGCGCAACCTGGCCAAGAGCGTGACGGTGGAATAG
- a CDS encoding glycosyltransferase, whose protein sequence is MRVLRVATVVTRFEAGAGVVALRGARSLDPDRYQVSIIAGSGDRLLEEAADAGLDVIVEPSLRAPISPRDDLRALGRLTEVIGREGYDLVHTHSAKAGAIGRLAAHRAGVPRIVHTFHGFPFHEFQSAARRSAYVHIERRLGRFTDVALCVGTNVAVEAIRRRLVAPERIRTIGVTVDVTAPVRTPASTARARAALGLPVGVPVVGAVGRLAYQKAPEDFVAAMVALNRPGVRGVWIGGGELAEKVRRLAEKATAGVTFVGERANVPELLPAFDVFALPSRYEGLPVAIVEAMVCGIPVVATAVNAVSDVVVPGETGLLVRPEDPRQLAAALAYLLDNPAAAARMAGAAKARLGERHTGHSLADVLVEAYAAGRSRVHSIKEPTCA, encoded by the coding sequence ATGAGAGTGCTGCGCGTCGCCACCGTCGTGACCCGGTTCGAGGCCGGCGCAGGTGTCGTCGCACTGCGTGGTGCGCGGTCGCTCGACCCGGACCGCTATCAGGTGAGCATCATCGCCGGCAGCGGCGACCGGCTGCTGGAGGAGGCCGCCGACGCCGGCCTGGACGTCATCGTCGAGCCCAGCCTGCGCGCGCCGATCTCACCACGCGACGACCTGCGGGCTCTCGGCCGGCTGACCGAGGTGATCGGTCGCGAAGGCTACGACCTGGTGCACACGCACAGCGCGAAAGCCGGCGCGATCGGCCGGCTGGCGGCACATCGCGCCGGCGTGCCGCGAATTGTCCATACGTTCCACGGTTTTCCGTTCCACGAGTTCCAGTCGGCCGCGCGGCGGTCGGCGTACGTCCACATCGAGCGCCGGCTCGGCCGGTTCACCGACGTGGCGCTGTGCGTCGGTACGAACGTGGCGGTCGAGGCGATCCGCCGCCGGCTCGTCGCACCGGAGCGGATACGCACCATCGGCGTGACCGTGGACGTCACGGCACCGGTCCGTACGCCGGCATCCACGGCAAGAGCGCGTGCGGCGTTGGGACTGCCGGTCGGCGTGCCCGTCGTTGGCGCGGTCGGCCGGCTGGCCTATCAAAAAGCGCCGGAGGATTTCGTAGCGGCGATGGTCGCGCTCAACCGGCCGGGCGTACGCGGCGTGTGGATCGGCGGCGGCGAGCTGGCCGAGAAAGTCCGCCGGCTGGCCGAAAAGGCAACCGCCGGCGTCACTTTCGTCGGCGAGCGCGCAAACGTGCCGGAGCTGCTGCCGGCCTTCGACGTTTTCGCTCTGCCGAGCCGATACGAGGGCCTGCCGGTGGCGATCGTGGAGGCGATGGTCTGCGGGATCCCGGTGGTCGCGACCGCGGTCAACGCGGTGTCCGACGTGGTCGTCCCCGGTGAGACGGGCCTGCTCGTACGGCCGGAGGATCCGCGCCAGCTCGCCGCGGCTTTGGCTTACCTGCTGGATAATCCGGCCGCTGCGGCCAGGATGGCCGGCGCCGCGAAGGCCCGGCTCGGCGAGCGCCACACCGGGCACAGCCTCGCCGACGTGCTCGTCGAGGCCTATGCAGCCGGCCGGAGTCGGGTGCATTCGATCAAGGAGCCAACATGCGCGTAG
- a CDS encoding glycosyltransferase yields the protein METDDGSLGAAVRLAAGLLAGVGRIEFAGPGRPADIVHTVGDVTTRPASAHRVYTVERVPLRYGRLVADRSWVRRQRRRCGTDSMLLAHGRTAARLVVAARLALGERVHCVPVVSPLYSDTARESASRSQVRDRLGLRPGVRLVVCASGPDDDWCAAIERLDRPDVMVLPLRDEPLAGLLTAADLFVATGRDLLACNPAAAALAMNVPVVAVTTDSAADLVIPGRNGYVVPPRPAAVAHAVGAHLDASPGRTTVVRGDQARRELRRLARGLLRVYEQVLTSSIGGRRGGRG from the coding sequence GTGGAAACCGATGACGGAAGTCTTGGCGCGGCGGTGCGTCTGGCCGCCGGTCTGCTGGCCGGCGTCGGCCGGATCGAGTTCGCCGGGCCTGGCCGGCCGGCTGACATCGTCCACACGGTCGGCGACGTGACGACGCGGCCGGCGTCGGCGCACCGGGTGTACACCGTCGAGCGCGTGCCGCTCCGCTATGGCCGCCTGGTCGCGGACCGGTCGTGGGTCCGGCGACAACGCCGGCGCTGCGGCACCGACAGCATGTTGCTCGCACACGGCCGTACGGCGGCCCGGCTGGTCGTGGCCGCGCGGCTCGCGCTCGGCGAACGCGTGCACTGCGTACCGGTCGTGTCGCCGTTGTATTCCGACACGGCAAGGGAAAGCGCCAGCCGGTCGCAGGTCAGGGACCGGCTCGGCCTGCGGCCGGGCGTACGGCTGGTCGTGTGCGCGTCCGGGCCGGACGACGACTGGTGCGCGGCGATCGAGCGCCTCGACCGGCCGGACGTGATGGTGCTTCCGCTGCGAGACGAGCCGCTGGCCGGCCTGCTCACCGCCGCGGACCTGTTCGTGGCGACCGGCCGCGACCTGCTGGCCTGCAACCCGGCCGCCGCCGCGTTGGCGATGAACGTCCCGGTCGTCGCGGTGACCACGGACAGCGCCGCCGACCTGGTGATCCCGGGGCGGAACGGATACGTCGTGCCACCGCGGCCGGCGGCCGTCGCGCACGCGGTCGGCGCGCACCTGGACGCGTCGCCGGGCCGCACGACGGTCGTGCGCGGCGACCAGGCTCGCCGTGAGCTGCGGCGGCTCGCGCGCGGTCTGCTGCGCGTGTACGAGCAGGTGCTGACCTCCTCGATCGGTGGCCGCAGAGGTGGTCGGGGATGA
- a CDS encoding RtcB family protein: MRVDIIGRPNRPDDLTVFDSAVMPADPALLDRLRDGTATADLAAPPVVLPDFCHKNKSEMPSSIAVATRGSIRPTLTDAALNCGMALATLDIPKPAVAAVSDFYRRVRERFPNPPGWRFELSRKEVLRAAVEGADFAVERFGIDRADLDRVEEFGRLPVDELGGAVRARKELPWICVQLARLRFGTIGPSTHFLELQEVEEILEPEIAGRLGLHAGQVTMQYHNGGGVLTGQIGEMYARRKSASRMLRTEMALAKPLAHLRAGGLADARRRYETYFRAGCPSIPVDGDEGRRILLAQRLSMNYGFAYRLATYAMLRQFAREAFGARIRLVVDSPHNSVYEETVGGETAYVHRHNAARAWTPELMTGHPAFAETGQPLLVPGTNRTSSFICVPAPRAHRSLYTACHGTGSIISAFERDGRSGLDPYGRRTMNFGYSDADHQDVPQLDDKGVDEALGILSGNGLVRPVARLRPFAVLR, translated from the coding sequence ATGCGCGTAGACATCATCGGCCGGCCCAACCGGCCGGACGACCTGACCGTGTTCGACAGCGCTGTCATGCCGGCCGACCCGGCGCTGCTCGACCGGCTCCGCGACGGCACGGCCACCGCCGACCTGGCCGCGCCACCGGTCGTACTTCCGGACTTCTGCCACAAAAACAAGTCGGAGATGCCGTCCAGCATCGCGGTCGCGACTCGCGGCTCGATCCGGCCGACGCTCACCGACGCCGCGCTCAACTGCGGCATGGCGCTGGCCACGCTGGACATCCCGAAGCCGGCGGTGGCCGCGGTCAGCGACTTCTATCGCCGTGTACGCGAGCGGTTTCCCAATCCGCCCGGCTGGCGGTTCGAGCTGAGCCGCAAGGAGGTCCTGCGCGCGGCCGTCGAGGGCGCCGACTTCGCGGTCGAGCGGTTCGGCATCGACCGCGCAGACCTGGACCGGGTCGAGGAGTTCGGCCGGCTGCCGGTCGACGAGCTCGGCGGTGCCGTACGCGCTCGCAAGGAGCTGCCGTGGATCTGCGTTCAGCTGGCCCGGCTGCGCTTCGGCACCATCGGTCCGAGCACGCACTTCCTGGAACTGCAGGAGGTCGAGGAGATCCTCGAGCCGGAGATCGCCGGCCGGCTCGGCCTGCACGCCGGGCAGGTCACGATGCAATACCACAACGGCGGCGGCGTGCTGACCGGCCAGATCGGCGAGATGTACGCCCGTCGCAAGTCCGCCTCGCGGATGCTCCGCACGGAGATGGCGCTGGCCAAGCCGCTCGCGCACCTGCGCGCCGGCGGCCTCGCGGACGCGCGGCGGCGATACGAGACGTACTTCCGCGCCGGCTGTCCGTCGATCCCGGTCGACGGCGACGAAGGCCGCCGCATCCTGCTCGCACAGCGCCTGTCGATGAACTACGGCTTCGCCTACCGGTTGGCGACCTACGCCATGCTGCGGCAGTTCGCGCGCGAGGCTTTCGGCGCGCGGATCAGGCTGGTCGTCGACTCGCCGCACAACTCCGTCTACGAGGAGACGGTCGGCGGCGAGACGGCGTACGTCCACCGGCACAACGCGGCACGCGCCTGGACGCCGGAGCTGATGACCGGCCATCCGGCCTTCGCCGAGACCGGCCAACCGCTGCTGGTGCCCGGTACGAACCGCACCTCGTCGTTCATCTGCGTGCCGGCGCCGCGGGCACACCGCAGCCTCTACACCGCCTGCCATGGCACCGGCAGCATCATCAGCGCCTTCGAACGGGACGGTCGATCGGGTCTGGATCCGTATGGCCGGCGCACGATGAACTTCGGCTATTCCGACGCCGACCACCAGGACGTGCCACAGCTGGACGACAAAGGCGTCGACGAGGCCCTCGGCATCCTGTCCGGCAACGGACTGGTCCGTCCGGTCGCGCGACTACGTCCGTTCGCGGTGTTGCGATGA
- a CDS encoding nucleoside-diphosphate sugar epimerase/dehydratase: MVPDRWWRRRPVTQPRGSRTLILGAGDAGRTLTQDLLRSPEYGLSPIGFLDDVEKSRVDRLPVLGTLGEVERVVRAHGVDVVIVAIPSLPPIELGELMRSAVRSGCRVRYLPSFHAAVQRETRGGDLCEVPPASLLGRDEVHVVRSATQATVRGRRVLVTGAGGSIGSELCRQIRSYRPAALFMLDHDESNLHRLQLEVSGEALLDTDELIVADIRDQARVRQVFATFRPQVVFHAAAHKHLPLLERHPCEGVKSNVLGTAHLIDAAVEHGAERFVLISTDKAAAPTSVLGATKRLAELLVRSRAGGATSIASVRFGNVLGSRGSFLHTLAHQIATHQPVTVTDPDVDRFFMTVEEAVGLVLEAGAMAEAGETFVLDMGDPVRIVSLVEAYAMHVGVSDVRIRFTGLRPGEKLNEDLFSDAEERIPTGHPRISATQGVALPPDFADQLARLYDAAASNLPDDTRKLLADLVPEYTPPTLAVPAASGLFGDFYPDDF; the protein is encoded by the coding sequence ATGGTGCCTGACCGTTGGTGGCGGCGCCGGCCGGTCACCCAGCCGCGGGGAAGCCGCACGCTGATCCTCGGTGCCGGTGACGCCGGCCGCACGCTGACGCAGGATCTGTTGCGCAGCCCCGAATACGGACTGTCGCCCATCGGTTTTCTCGACGACGTAGAGAAGTCGCGGGTCGACCGGTTGCCGGTGCTCGGCACGCTCGGCGAGGTGGAGCGGGTCGTACGCGCGCACGGCGTCGACGTGGTGATCGTCGCGATCCCGTCTCTGCCGCCGATCGAGCTCGGCGAGCTGATGCGGTCGGCGGTCCGCAGCGGCTGCCGGGTCCGCTATCTGCCCTCGTTCCACGCCGCCGTCCAGCGGGAGACCAGAGGCGGTGACCTGTGCGAGGTCCCACCGGCCTCGCTACTGGGCCGCGACGAGGTGCACGTCGTACGCTCGGCGACCCAGGCCACCGTCCGTGGCCGGCGGGTCCTGGTGACCGGCGCCGGCGGGTCGATCGGCAGCGAGCTGTGCCGGCAGATCCGGTCCTATCGGCCGGCCGCGCTGTTCATGCTCGACCACGACGAGTCCAACCTGCACCGGTTGCAGCTGGAGGTCAGCGGCGAGGCGTTGCTCGACACCGACGAGCTGATCGTCGCGGACATCCGGGACCAGGCGCGCGTACGGCAGGTGTTCGCGACCTTCCGGCCGCAGGTGGTTTTTCACGCGGCGGCGCACAAACACCTGCCGCTGTTGGAGCGCCATCCCTGTGAAGGAGTGAAATCCAACGTCCTCGGCACGGCCCACCTGATCGACGCGGCGGTCGAGCACGGCGCCGAGCGGTTCGTGCTGATCTCGACCGACAAGGCGGCGGCGCCGACCTCGGTGCTGGGGGCCACCAAAAGGCTGGCCGAGCTGCTGGTACGCAGCCGCGCCGGCGGCGCCACCAGCATCGCCTCGGTCCGCTTCGGCAACGTGCTCGGCAGCCGCGGCTCCTTCCTGCACACGCTGGCGCACCAGATCGCGACGCACCAGCCGGTGACCGTCACCGACCCAGACGTCGACCGGTTCTTCATGACCGTCGAGGAGGCGGTCGGGCTGGTGCTGGAGGCCGGCGCGATGGCCGAGGCCGGCGAGACTTTCGTGCTGGACATGGGAGATCCGGTGCGGATCGTCTCACTCGTCGAGGCGTACGCGATGCATGTCGGCGTGTCCGACGTACGGATCCGGTTCACCGGTCTGCGGCCCGGCGAGAAGCTCAACGAGGACCTGTTCAGCGACGCCGAGGAACGGATCCCGACCGGCCATCCGCGGATCTCGGCCACCCAGGGGGTGGCGCTGCCGCCCGACTTCGCCGACCAGCTGGCCAGGTTGTACGACGCGGCCGCCAGCAATCTGCCGGACGACACGCGCAAGCTGCTGGCGGACCTGGTGCCGGAATACACACCACCGACGCTCGCGGTCCCGGCGGCCAGCGGACTGTTCGGCGACTTCTACCCGGACGACTTCTGA
- a CDS encoding GAF domain-containing sensor histidine kinase, whose protein sequence is MNVPPLVDAITEIAGETRLPDLLRRVVSTAPAMVPASYAALEVLGPDGDVADVIRVDDVRTRSLPASLFGVPVPGRDGVFGTLYLDREPDEVTPAEAEILAAYAKAAGAAIGFAQDREDLWRREQWLDASHRVTAALLTGEGAMAAMRIIAERARLVTGAPAAAISRPLPDDRSQLVFEVVDAGDIRGGPVAGITVPVETTATGYAFTHAKRVVVRDYGKHVLVDKLSPQLLKLVSQLDSAVCIPLMVGAEPMGVLTVARYVGDVPFTEHEADLAEMFANDAALAVEFARAEDDRRRLAVLEDRDRIARDLHDLVVQRLFAIGLGLEGLSRMIVRPEMAARMTGFVRDIDRTMDDLRASIYSLRESVRRPSSFRSEMLRAGLEAATALGFEPRIDFDGPVDSVVPADLRADAIAVLREALSNVARHAAASSVLVEISVDRGGHRLTMVVDDNGEGIAEDRNRSSGLSNLRDRAARHDGDFSASRVPAGGTRLVWTARILGGQA, encoded by the coding sequence ATGAACGTCCCACCTTTGGTGGACGCGATCACCGAGATCGCCGGTGAAACGCGCCTTCCTGACCTTTTGCGCCGGGTCGTGAGCACCGCGCCGGCGATGGTGCCGGCGTCGTACGCGGCGCTGGAAGTGCTCGGGCCGGACGGAGATGTCGCCGACGTCATCCGCGTCGACGACGTGCGTACGCGGTCGTTGCCGGCGTCCCTTTTCGGCGTACCGGTGCCGGGCAGGGACGGGGTTTTCGGCACGCTTTATCTGGATCGCGAGCCCGACGAGGTCACCCCGGCCGAGGCGGAAATCCTCGCCGCGTACGCGAAAGCCGCCGGCGCGGCCATCGGTTTCGCGCAGGACCGCGAAGATCTCTGGCGCCGGGAGCAATGGCTCGACGCTTCGCACCGCGTCACCGCCGCGTTGCTGACCGGCGAAGGCGCGATGGCCGCGATGCGGATCATCGCCGAGCGAGCCAGGCTGGTCACCGGTGCGCCGGCGGCGGCGATTTCCCGGCCGCTGCCGGACGATCGTTCTCAGTTGGTGTTCGAGGTGGTCGATGCCGGCGACATCCGCGGCGGCCCGGTCGCCGGCATCACCGTGCCGGTCGAGACGACCGCGACCGGATACGCGTTCACGCACGCCAAACGCGTGGTCGTACGCGACTACGGAAAACACGTGCTGGTGGACAAACTCAGTCCACAGCTGCTGAAGCTGGTCAGTCAGCTGGATTCCGCGGTGTGCATTCCGCTGATGGTCGGTGCCGAGCCGATGGGTGTGCTGACGGTGGCGCGATACGTCGGCGATGTGCCGTTCACCGAGCATGAGGCGGATCTGGCGGAAATGTTCGCCAACGACGCGGCGCTGGCGGTCGAGTTCGCGCGCGCCGAGGACGACCGCCGTCGGCTCGCGGTGCTGGAGGACCGCGACCGGATCGCACGCGACCTGCACGATCTGGTCGTGCAGCGGCTGTTCGCGATTGGACTGGGGCTGGAGGGCCTGAGCCGGATGATCGTACGTCCGGAGATGGCGGCCAGGATGACCGGCTTCGTCAGGGACATCGACCGCACCATGGACGACCTGCGCGCGAGCATCTACAGCCTGCGGGAGTCGGTGCGGCGGCCCAGCAGTTTCCGGTCGGAGATGCTGCGCGCCGGCCTGGAGGCGGCGACCGCGCTCGGTTTCGAGCCACGGATCGACTTCGACGGGCCGGTCGACTCGGTCGTGCCGGCAGACCTGCGCGCCGATGCCATCGCGGTGCTGCGCGAGGCACTGTCCAATGTGGCCAGACACGCCGCGGCCAGCTCGGTGCTGGTGGAGATTTCCGTTGATCGCGGCGGACATCGGCTGACCATGGTGGTGGACGACAACGGCGAGGGCATAGCCGAGGACCGCAACCGCAGCAGTGGCCTGAGCAATCTGCGCGACCGGGCCGCGCGGCACGACGGCGATTTCTCGGCGTCCCGGGTGCCGGCCGGCGGCACCCGGCTGGTGTGGACCGCACGGATTCTCGGGGGACAGGCATGA